The following proteins come from a genomic window of Maylandia zebra isolate NMK-2024a linkage group LG22, Mzebra_GT3a, whole genome shotgun sequence:
- the LOC101475825 gene encoding ras-related protein Rab-25, producing MGSDDSYNFVFKVVLIGESGVGKSNLLSRFTKNEFAHDSRTTIGVEFSTRTVQIDNLTIKAQIWDTAGLERYRAITSAYYRGAVGALLVYDISKHLTYESAERWLKELYDHADPHIVVMLVGNKSDLDTLRTVPTDEARDFAEKKGLMFMETSALGSTNVEAAFSEVLTAIHKKVASREVTRGSISAVTLSSPLGPSSEAQEERKGCCRS from the exons ATGGGGTCTGATGATTCGTACAATTTTGTCTTTAAAG tgGTTTTGATCGGAGAGTCTGGCGTAGGAAAGAGCAACCTTCTGTCTCGCTTCACCAAGAATGAGTTCGCCCATGACAGCCGTACCACCATCGGTGTCGAGTTCAGCACACGGACCGTGCAGATTGATAACCTCACCATCAAAGCTCAAATCTGGGACACGGCTGGCCTGGAGCGCTACAGAGCTATCACCTCAGC GTATTACAGGGGAGCAGTTGGAGCGCTGCTGGTCTATGACATTAGCAAGCACTTGACCTATGAGAGCGCAGAGAGATGGCTGAAGGAGCTGTACGACCACGCAGACCCTCATATTGTGGTCATGCTGGTGGGAAACAAAAGCGATCTGGACACTCTCAGGACTGTACCCACAGATGAGGCCAGAGACTTTGCAG AAAAGAAAGGTCTGATGTTCATGGAGACATCAGCGTTGGGCTCCACCAATGTTGAAGCAGCTTTCAGTGAAGTTCTCACAG CGATCCATAAGAAGGTGGCCAGCAGAGAGGTGACCCGTGGCTCCATCAGTGCTGTGACCCTCTCCAGCCCCCTTGGGCCAAGCAGCGAGGCACAGGAGGAGCGCAAAGGCTGCTGCAGGAGCTAA